The Metallibacterium scheffleri region CGCGCGAATTTGCGCCAGGCGCTGGCGCTGGAAATAGTGCGTGTAGGCCAATGCGCGCGTCAGATGCGCCAGGTCGGCATCACCCAGCAGCACGCGCAGATCCGACTCCGGGCCCAGCGCGTAGGCAGCGCGCAACAGCGCGCCCAGTGCCTCGCGCTGCTGCGTCAGGAGCGCCTGCTGCGCGCCCACGGCCACCTGCAGCGCAACGAGTTTTTGCTGGCTGGCCAGCAGCGCCGCCGCGGTCTGCGCGCGCAGCGTGGCCGCCTGGGCCAGTGCCTGCGAGGCCTGTGCGATCTCGCCGTCCAGCGCATCGCGCTGCATGGCGGTCTGTTGCTGCGCCGAGGCCAGCGCGGCGATCTGCTGCCTGATCCGGGCCAGCCTGGCGCTGGTCACGGCTTCCTGCTGCTTGCGCGCGACATCCCCGGGCGGTGTGCTCGGCGCGGCCGCCAAGCAGGTGCCGGAAAACGCCCAAAGCAGCAAACCGGCAAGACGCGCGCGCGGTGCGGGAATCATCAATCGCGACCACGACAAGCATGGGTGTTTGCACAGCCAGCGCAGGCGGTGACGACAAGGGTCATGGCGAAAACACGGTTGTGCACCGTGGCCGTTCGCAAGGCTCGCCGTGCCCGTCGCCATCCATCGGCACGTCGGTGCAGTGGCGCGGAAAACAGCGCGCCCGCGCGCACGCGGCCATGTGCGCGCAGTGCATGCGCCCGGCGCAGCGCAATGCCGGTGCGCGGGTGGCGCGGTCCATCCCGCACCACGTCCGCAATCGCGTGACGTGAACCACGACTTCGCGGAGAACCGGGTTGACGGGACCGAAACCGAAGCTGCGCACGTCTTGCCATTCGGCCAGTGTGCCATCGGTTCTCATCGGAGATGGGTTTGCATCGGACGGGTCAGCTCGGCACCGGCGGGACCGGCGCGCTCTGCATAGCACAGCGTGCCCACAACGTGGGCGCCGTGGCCGATCGCCGCATTCAGGATGCCAGCGGCTGCCTGGCCGCGCGCGCGGCGTGGCGCGCGGCACGGCGTGCGCGGCGGCGCTGGCTGGCGCGGTCGAACAGCAGATAGATCGCCGGGGTACTGAGCAGGGTCAGCGCCTGCGAGAACAGCAGACCGCCCACCAGGGCGATGCCCAGCGGGCGCCGCAACTCGGCGCCGGAGCCGAAGCCGATCGCCAGCGGCAGCGCCGACAGCATCGCCACCATGGTGGTCATCATGATCGGCCGGAAGCGCACCAGACAGGCCTCGCGGATCGCATCGATCGGCGCCAGACCGCGCTCGCGCTCGGCAGCCAGCGCGAAGTCGACCATCATGATGGCGTTCTTCTTGACGATGCCGATCAGCAGCACGATGGCGATGATCGAGACGACGGATAGTTCGGTGTTGGTGATCAGCAGCGCCAGCATGGCGCCGAAGCCGGCGGCGGGCAGCGTGGAAAGAATCGTGATCGGGTGGATGAGATTTTCGTAGAGCATGCCGAGCACGATGTACACCGCCAGCAGCGCGCCCAGCAGCAGCAGCGGGGTGCTGTTTTGCTGCTCGGTGAAGCGGCGGAAATCGCCGCCGAAACCACCATGGATGTCGCCAGGCAGGCGCAGGTCCTTCATCAACTGATTGATCGCGGCGTAACCGGCGCTCATCGCCACGCCGGGCGCGAGATTGAAGCTGACGCTGACCACCGGAAACTGGCCTTCGTGATCGACCTCGGTGGGCGCCAGGCCGGGCGTGATCGTGGCCAGTGCGGTCATGGGCACCATGCCGCCCGAGCTGCTTTGCACATACAGGCGCTTGATCGACTCGGGCGTGGCCGCCATCGACGGCATGGCATTGAGCACGACCTGGTACTGGTTCATGTCGGTGTAGATGGTGCTGATCTGGCGCTGGCCGAAGGCATCATAGAGCGCGCCATCGATGGCGCCGATGCCGATGCCGAGGCGCGCCGCGGTATTGCGGTTGATATGCAGCGTCTCGCGCAGGCCGGAGCCGTCAAGACTGGTGCTGACATCGGTGAAGATTTTCGACTTGCGCATCGCCGCGGCCAGTTTCGGCGTCCATGCCTCCAGTTCGGCGTAGTTGTCGCCCTTGAGGTTGTAGCTGTAGAGGGTTTTGCTGTTGCCGCCGCCGGGACCGCCGATGTCCTGCACCGGACGCAGGAACACCGAGATGCCGGGCACATGCGCGGTAGCGAGGCGCAACTGGTTCATCACCTGTTCTGTGGTCAAGCTGCGGCCGTCGCCGAGCGGCTTGAGATTGATCAGCAAGGTGCCGGTGTTGCCGCTGCCGTGCCAGCTGCCGAGGCGCGAACCGACGCTGTCGACCGATGGATTCTGCTGCACGATTTTCGCCACGCGCTGCTGCAGCTGCATCATCACCGCGGGCGAGATGTCGGCGCCCGCCTGCGTGGAGCCCTGGATGGCGCCGGTGTCCTGCTGCGGAAAGAAGCTCTTCGGGATCACCACCATCAGCGCGATGGTCAGCACCAGCAGCAGCGGCACCTGCGCCGCCATCAGGCGCGGATGGCGCAGCGCCCACTCCAGCGCCTTGGCGTAGCGCGCGCGCATGCCGGCGTGGAAGGCTTCCAGCTTGCGTCCCAGTCGCGACGCTTCCGCTGCGGGCGGATGCGCGTGCAGGAACTGCCCGCACAGCGACGGCGTCAGGGTGAGCGAAACCAGCGCCGAGATCAGGATGGCCGCCACCAGCGTGATCGAGAATTCGCGAAACAGCATGCCGAAGAAGCCGGTCATGAACAGCAACGGCGCGAACACCGCCACCAGCGACGCGGTGATCGAGACCACGGTGAAGCCCACCTCGCGCGTGCCGGCCAGCGCGGCATCCATCGGGCTCAGGCCCTTTTCGAGATGGCGATGGATGTTCTCGATCACCACGATGGCATCGTCGACGACAAAACCAATCGCGATCACCAGCGCCATCAGCGAGAAATTGTCCAGCGTGTAGCCGAGCACGTACATGACGATGAACGCGCCGGTCACCGACAGCGGTGCAGCCAGCGCGGCGATCAGCGTCGGCGCCCAGCGGCGCAGGAACAGCAGCATCACCATGATCACCAGGCCAAGGCTGATCAGCAGCGTGATCTGCACCTCGTCCACCGAGGCGCGGATGGTCGGGGTGCGATCGAAGAAGGGCGTCAGCTTGACCCCCGCGGGCAGATCCGGGGTGAGCTGCGGCAGCAGCGCGCGCACCTGATCGACGATGGCGATGACGTTGGCATCGGCCTGCTTGCGGATCATCAGCAGGATCGCGCGCTGACCGTTGTACCAGGCGGCCTGGTACTGGTCCTGCTGGCCCGAGTAGACGTGCGCGATGTCCTTCAGTCGCACTGGCACGCCGTTGCGCACCGCGACGATGGCGTCGGCGAATTGATCCGGCTGGGTCATCGACGTGTTGGCGTTGATCGCCAGTTGCGTGTGGCCATCCGACAGATAGCCCATCGGCTCGATGACGTTGGCAGCGACCAGCGCGTTGCGCACCTGGTCGCCGGTCAGCCCCATGGCGGCCATGGCGCGCAGGTTCAGATCCACGCGCACCGCCGGCGTGGCGCCGCCGTTGATGTCCACCTGCGCCACGCCGGGAATCTGCGAGATGCGCGGCGACAGCGTGGTGTCGGCGTAGTTGTAAAGCTGCGACAGCGGCTGCGTGGTACCGGTCAGTGCCAGGATCAGCACCGGCGCGTTGTTGGGGTTGGCCTTGCGGTAGATCGGCGGCACGCGCAGGCTGCTGGGCAGGTCCGGCGCGGCGGCGTTGATCGCCGCCTGCACGTCGCGCGCCTTGTTGTCGATGTTGGTGCCGACGTTGTACAGCATGACGATGAAGCTGGAGCCTTCCGAGCTGAACGAGTTCATCGTGTCGATGCCGCTGATCTGGCCGAGATGCCGCTCCAGCGGCGCGGCCACGGTGTTGGCCATGTTGCGCGCGTCGGCACCGGGCACGCTGGCCTGCACGAAGATCGCCGGGAACTCGAGGTTGGGCAGCGGCGCCACGCCCAGCAGGAAGTAGCAAATCATGCCGATCACCAGCACGCCGGCGGCCAGCAGCGAGGTACCGACCGGGCGTTTGATGAAAGGTGCCGAGATGTTCATGTCACGCTGCCGTCCACGTTGACGCGGCGCACGCCGTGCGCGCGCAGCCATGCCGCGAAGCGCTCCAGGTACAGGTAAACCACCGGGGTGGTGTACAGCGTGACCAGCTGCGACAGCAGCAGGCCGCCGACGATGCTGATGCCCAGCGGCTGCCGCAGTTCTGCGCCGATACCGGTGCCCAGCGCCAGCGGCAGCGCGCCCAGCAGCGCGGCGGCGGTGGTCATCATGATCGGCCGGAAGCGCAGCAGCGCGGCATGGCGGATGGCGTGCTGCGGCGTCATGCCTTCGCGCTGCGCGACGATGGCGAAGTCCACCATCATGATGGCGTTCTTCTTGACGATGCCCATCAGCAGGATGATGCCGATGATGCCGTCGATCGACAGCGGCAGGCCGAACAGCATCAGCGAGAGCAGCGCGCCGACGCCGGCCGATGGCAGCGTGGACAGGATCGTCAGCGGATGGATGTAGCTCTCGTACAGCACGCCGAGCACGATGTAGATCACCAGGATCGCGGCCAGGATCAGCAGCACCTCCTGACTGAGCGACGACGAGAACTCGGCCGCCGAGCCGATGAAGCCGGCGCGGACCGAATCCGGCAGTTGCATCTGTTGCTGTACGGTGTTGATCGCGTCCACCGCCTGCGACAGCGAATAGCCCGGCGCCAGATTGAACGACAACACCACCGCCGGCATCTGGTCGAGGTGGCTGACCACCAGCGGCGCCGTGGTTTCGCTGGCGTGCACCAGCACGCTCAGCGGCACGCTGCTGCCGCCACCGACGCTGATGCCGGTGTTGCTGAGGCCGATGCCGGTGGCGGTGGAGGTGTTGCTGGAGGCGGCCTGGCCGAAGCTGGTGGCGGTGCTGCCGGTCAGCGCGCCACTGCCGTTGCTGCGCACTGTGAGCTGATCGAGCAGCGCGGTGATGTTGCGGAACTGCGGCGCCACCTCGAGGATCACGCGGTACTGGTTGAGCTCGGTGAAGATGGTCGAGATCTGGCGCTGACCGAAGGCGTCATACAGCGTGTCGTTGATCGTCTGGATCGGCACGCCCAGCCGACTGGCGTTGGCGCGGTCGATCTGCAGGTCCATCACGCGGCCGCGATCGGCGAGATTGC contains the following coding sequences:
- a CDS encoding efflux RND transporter permease subunit: MNISAPFIKRPVGTSLLAAGVLVIGMICYFLLGVAPLPNLEFPAIFVQASVPGADARNMANTVAAPLERHLGQISGIDTMNSFSSEGSSFIVMLYNVGTNIDNKARDVQAAINAAAPDLPSSLRVPPIYRKANPNNAPVLILALTGTTQPLSQLYNYADTTLSPRISQIPGVAQVDINGGATPAVRVDLNLRAMAAMGLTGDQVRNALVAANVIEPMGYLSDGHTQLAINANTSMTQPDQFADAIVAVRNGVPVRLKDIAHVYSGQQDQYQAAWYNGQRAILLMIRKQADANVIAIVDQVRALLPQLTPDLPAGVKLTPFFDRTPTIRASVDEVQITLLISLGLVIMVMLLFLRRWAPTLIAALAAPLSVTGAFIVMYVLGYTLDNFSLMALVIAIGFVVDDAIVVIENIHRHLEKGLSPMDAALAGTREVGFTVVSITASLVAVFAPLLFMTGFFGMLFREFSITLVAAILISALVSLTLTPSLCGQFLHAHPPAAEASRLGRKLEAFHAGMRARYAKALEWALRHPRLMAAQVPLLLVLTIALMVVIPKSFFPQQDTGAIQGSTQAGADISPAVMMQLQQRVAKIVQQNPSVDSVGSRLGSWHGSGNTGTLLINLKPLGDGRSLTTEQVMNQLRLATAHVPGISVFLRPVQDIGGPGGGNSKTLYSYNLKGDNYAELEAWTPKLAAAMRKSKIFTDVSTSLDGSGLRETLHINRNTAARLGIGIGAIDGALYDAFGQRQISTIYTDMNQYQVVLNAMPSMAATPESIKRLYVQSSSGGMVPMTALATITPGLAPTEVDHEGQFPVVSVSFNLAPGVAMSAGYAAINQLMKDLRLPGDIHGGFGGDFRRFTEQQNSTPLLLLGALLAVYIVLGMLYENLIHPITILSTLPAAGFGAMLALLITNTELSVVSIIAIVLLIGIVKKNAIMMVDFALAAERERGLAPIDAIREACLVRFRPIMMTTMVAMLSALPLAIGFGSGAELRRPLGIALVGGLLFSQALTLLSTPAIYLLFDRASQRRRARRAARHAARAARQPLAS